From the Lactuca sativa cultivar Salinas chromosome 9, Lsat_Salinas_v11, whole genome shotgun sequence genome, the window cccattctacccgaattcggaatgagtcgggtgggtagaacgggtttcgggTTTTTTTTGACATTCCTACAATTTATAATCTTAATGAATCAATAATCAATAAATTTACATAAAATTGAACATTTTACACGGAAACTATGGTTTCAATATAACGATGAACTTCCGCATGATTAATTGGTCCATCGATAAAGGAGCTCAGATCATATATCTGCTTACCACTCTTGTTGGCAACATCATACCTTATAATATTATTCCCTGGAATCCTGATCACCATGAAtgtttcatcttcttcttcacctCTCACCACATCTAACAACTGAAATTCATAAAAACATGTACTGATCTCAGGGTAAGAATTCAGAAGCTCATCAAGATCCACTCGATACTTAACAAACCACCCTGAACGATCGTTTAACATCTCGTACACATTCAGATGCAAATGGGTCTCACTGCGATTGGCCTTCAACACCAAATGCAGATGGCCTCGTGACCCCCCAAAGTAAAGGGGCATTGCTCCGTGTGGACTATCTCCCAAAGATTCCACTGCCACCTCAACCGGAAATGACAGCGATTGCAATTCTTCTGTATCGATCTTAAAGTACAATGGATTAATAGAGAAGGGAGCCCAGTAAAGTGCTTGATTCCAATAAACTCCAGAGCCTAAGGATTCATAATAAGGTGCAGAGAAAGAAAAAGATTCATCTGAAATCTTCCATCTCCTTGTCTCCGACGAGTAGATTTGAATCCGAAACATATCCTCATCAGGCTTAGCACGATGAAAGCAAACAACTTTGTAGTCAACACATTCTGTTTGATGAAAGGCCAGACCCATAAAACGGATATTTTTATGGACTTTCCTGCCTCCAAGAACAGATGGGATAAGTGCAATCTGCCTGGTTGTAGGATTGAGTACAGAATATTTACGTTCACCCTGGATCCCATGCTTGCTACAGCAAAGAAGTAATCCATTACAAGATTGCACTATTCTAATACTGCATGGATGAGGATGGATGTCGAGATTACAAATAGGAAGAGCAATTTGGTTCTCAACATCAAATGGAATATACATATTGCGAACATAAAATCCAGGAGAGATGGAAACATTTTTATACAGGAGGGTGAAAGGTTGTCGACTCAAAAGGGAACTCCAGTTTTTGGATACAGATTTGAATCGAAGAACAGAGGTAAGAGGAAGCCGGAGAAGGATTTCTATTAAAAGATCATCGTTGGAAGCTATCAAAGCTCCTGACTGGTTCCGGGTTTTCTTGGTTCTAGGTCTGGTGTTCaccatttttattttttggaGTGGATTGAAAGCCTTCAACAAGATGTGTACTTAATACATGTGTTTTCATTTCGAAAGATTGCAAGGGAAGCAGATAATAAAGAAAACAAGGATTACCATGGAAGCTTTGCCCTAGATTCTCTTGACGTTGACTTGAATTTGTCAAAAGTTTAAAGGCATCTCAAATTGTTAGTGAAGGTCATGATTAGTTAGGCATTCTTATATTTTCCTTGTATATAAATTTTTCTGTGATTTTTCCTCCTAATACAGTTCTATAAATAAGCCTTGGGCAAATTGTGGTGAGTATTATCTATCCCTTCAAACATATTCGATTAGGCTGAATAATAATTTAAGCGTATTGTTAAACTGTCTTTCATCTTGCTGATTTTAAACTGGTAATTTCAAATTAAATTGACGTCAATGTGTATAAAAATCATGACTTTCAATAGATATTATGGTTATTAGTTGGACCAATTTACGTCGTAGTTAATTAGATTTATTAGTTCGTTgtttatgaaaaaaaattgaatGTTACGATGAGCTTGTAGCCTTTGACAAATCTGATTGTAGAGAAGGAGGGGAAAAAACTTTCTTAAATTGAGGGTTGACAGAAGAAATTCTCAGATGAGAAGACAACCTGGGGTCAGCGATTTTGATGTTTAATGTAGGCTGGTTGAAGGAAATGAAGAGGGGCATTTAATTgtcatgtgttttttttttagaaccggcaaataatatattaaaagtaataGGGAAGCAAAGAGATTACATAAAAACAAACAAATTATAGTCAAAAAAACATGAAATGGGTTAATAGCCCAATCGACCCATCTATACGTACAGTTTCTCCTTCTGTGTTTTATACAAGTAAAAACTTGGGACCTAATGTTATTTGCCACCTTGGTTGGGGATAATCTAAGATTCTTGAATATTCTATCACATCTCGCCATCCAAATCCACCATATGGTTTCATAGCAAATATTGATGAAGTTGTTTCTCCTTTTCTTGCACTTATACCAGGATGAAGAATTTATGAACTCCTGGAATTGAAGTTACATGTATTGTAGGTATATCGCATCCTTCGAGGGCCCATTCCCACATTGTTTTTGCAAATGAACATTTAAACAATATATGTTCGAGTGTCTCCTCTTCCTGCAAGCAATAACTATACACTGATTCATTAGTAGATAATCCCCGCTTTTTTAATTCAACTAAGGTTGGAATCCGTCCCTGGTTTGCTCGTCATATGAAGCACAGTACCTTGATAGGAATTTCATATAACCATTCAATTTTTTCACCACTCACAGGATGTTGAGGTTTATCAATCAACTTCCTCAAGGCTTCGACATGAAATACCCCATCATAGGTTAAAAGGCATATCCACTGATCATCTGCCAAGCTTGGTTGAAAATTCCCAAGTAAGGATGATATTTGTTGCAGTTCTAGTTCCTGTTCAGGACTATGAGACTGAGATAACCAGTCTCATGTTGGGCCTCGAATTTGAACCCTCTCCAACACTTTGCACAGTTTTTTCTTTTCCATTCGATATAACTCCGAGAATGATATTTTCAACGGCAAGTTACCAATCCACCGATCAAGCCAAAACAATGTATCATCCCCTCTTTCAACTCTCTTTACCAGCACCTTTTCAATATCTATCCCCAGGTCTTTCAGATCTTCTTGAACATTTGCAACATTATTCCATACACCGGCAATCGCCTTTTTGATATGCAATAAGAGGTTCTAATTTTCAAATTATGAATTCCTTttattgccccccccccccccccccccccccccccctcccccatgTCTTTTGGAGCAATCACATTCTCCCAAACCACCCAGTGTACATTCCTTTTTTCCTCGCAACCTCCCCATAGGAACCTCCTGCGAATACTCTCCAACATGTTAATAATACCATCCGGAGCAACAAAGAGAGAGAAGTAAAATGTTGGAAGATTTCCCATAATGGCCTTTATTAACGTTAATCTTTCCTCCAAATGATAATGTTTTTGACTTCCAAGATGAAAGCTTTACATGAAACCTATCCACCACCGGTTTCCAATGTTTCCTAAGATTCATGTTCGCACCTACGGGAACTCCAAGATACGTGAATGGGAGtgatgatggttcacacccaagggGTGCTGTCCACCTCGCCACCTCCTGTGGGTGTGCTCCGATACCAAACACCCTAGACTTGTGAAAATTGACTTTAAGTCCGGACGATATGTGGAAACATCTGAGCATTCGAGCCAGGTTTTTAATATTTTCTCTTTTCCATTCTCCGACAAATAGGGCATCATCCGCATAAAAGAGGTGTGAGATAGTTAAGTCACTTTGTAGGATTCCTACACCTTTGAAGATTCCAATTTCACATGCCTTCTTCATAACGACGTTCAATCCCTCCATTgcaattataaataaaaatgggGTGCATTGAATTGTCGAGACTTCATATTTAGGGTTTTCTCAATGAAGCAACATTAAGTTTCAAAAACGGAGTAATTAATGCCAGTATATATACAACTGTGACATAGATATAATAAACTTATACGGATTAATGAATATGAGACTTTATTATAGGAAAGAAAAAGAAAGGAGACGCATACAGCAAGTAAGAGCATATACATCGAAGGAAGAAAAAAACTATACACATTTAATGGTTACATAGTTACATTGGTCGCATTTGCGGCTTTGATAGTAAAGAAGGTCTGAACCACGGTAAGTGCAAACAGGACAAGTGCACCAATTAGAGCAATTACATTCCAAGGATTATTGAAATATTTACCCTTCAACCCAGCAAGAGTATTGGGCCAGTAACTATTGTAGTAAGCATCCATATCTTTCCACTGTTGATCATAAAAGAAATCTGGGATGCTAACAAATTTAACTAAGCCATTTATCATATTTGCAGCGTTCTCGTTCGAACTCGAAAGATTTGTAAGGACTTTTGATTTTACCAAAATGGCAACATCCTCCGGAGTATCGGTTAGCATATCCATGGCATAGACATATGATGTAACATATTTATTAACATCAGAAAACTGCTCGTATATAAGGAGGTTCCGAAGAACCAATTCACTCATATCATGAATACAAACTATTGGCATCTTCAGAGTAGGCCATTGTAACCATGAAAATGGGGGAATGGCTGTGAAAATGGGTAACAATGAAAAAAAAGATGAGGGTAATTGTAATTCCAGTTTTAAAGCCATTGCCCAATTCTCATCTTCATTAGGCTTGAACTTCATCCCTGCCCTATGCAATTCCACAGCTGTGTGGCCTTTTGGATTTGCTTCGACAAACACTGATGGCATCGGTTCCACAGGCTGGTAATATTTGTGTACAAAGTGAAGAAGATGATCAGTAGTGGAATCTAGGCTGACATTGGGTACTACAGAATTTGATTCAAAGACTTTGTAGTATCCTAGAAGTACGCTAATATGCTGGGTAAATGAGGAGTTGATGTGCATTCTTCCAGATGCTACAATAGTACAGTCAAATATGATTTTAAGAACAAAAAACGGGATTTGGTTTTCTATCAGTAGCAGGTCATAAACGATCAATGGAGTAATCATCATGTTACACCCGGATGATTTTTCTGATTCATTCTGAATGAACTCAAGTATGAAACAACCATCTATTACCATCATCTTCGCAAGTTCAAGATCGTTGTAGGTCACTGATCTTCCATAACATTCCTTGATTATTTCTATTGATTGAATCACCTTCTCAACACATGTTCGGAGTGTTTGGTTTGGCACAGTACCTAGTCGACGCAACCAATTATGTAAATAAGTTTGTTTTTGAATCTCAAATCCTTGTAAATGTTCGTTATGTCTGTGAAGAGGCCCAATAGACACCACCTTCGGATTGAAACAAGTTGGGCTGAGATCTCGGATCACACTAGGAACCATGTAAATTGATGGTGGCACTTGTTTGCCTAGAACCTCTCCGTTTTCTTTATAATCAAGTAGAAATTTAACAGTATTCCCAATGTTATCTACTTCTCCGGATTCCACATTAGCATCTTCCATTCAGAATGTTAGCTTATAAATTTCGTCTGCAACAATTAGATAGAAGAAAATGATtagatgataacaaatgtgattaAAACAAACCACATAAAAAAGATGCAACTTCTGAAAATAGTGGGGTTACCTTCTTCGTGAATCGCTTCAATTGTTTGGTTTTGTAATGAAAGTGTCAAGCCTTAAATGCAAATCCTAAGCTTTGATCGAGTGGATGTATTATTTAGTGCATATAATTTTTAGTTGAACCCATGTATTGATTATGCTTTTTGACATTCTATTTTTAGTACTTAAAATATCTCTATCTTAATATAAACAATATTGAATATAATCTTAAAATATTTCACTATGTAATAAGTCAAGATTTCCGGAAGTCAACTTTAACATAGGTTCTTGTTTTATTTGAAAATGATTATATTCATAATGTTGAAAAACCATATATCGAATATATCTAATATGGTTGGTCCAAACATATTTTAGGTATAAGACGGAAAAAAAAAGGAAcatttcataaaaataaaaaaaattaacttatGTATAATCATAAAAGTAACCCGAATAAATGTGAGTTTACATCTTTATAACTACATTTTGAGCCATTTACATAAATAACCACCGTCCTATATGGGTCCATTTCGAACTTGTTTTGGACTAATTTTATGTTTTATCAAAAATACtttttctctaagaaaagaaaaaaaaaaagaaaaaaaaagaaaaaaaaaaacccctATAATTTGGATTTCATAGCATTttgtaccaaaaaaaaaaacaacaaaaaagtcAAAATTCCGCTAAGACAAAATTgcagaaatggtccctgtggtttgccgATTTCTTTAGGTAAGGTCCAAAAAATAGTTTCCTCGCAAAAAAGGTCATTATTTGGTGTTTGAGTTGTGGATTTGGTCCCAAAAACTAACATCCGTTAGTTTCAGTCTGTTAGTGTGTTGAAATGATTTTTTTaccctttatttttatttttattaattattaattatattttcccttttttataaattattaataataaaagacaaaagaactctctctctctctctctctctctctttctctctctctctctctcttctggtGATATAAAACACCGTTTGCGGCCTCTTATATCTCCTCATCTTCCTCACACTCACCTCTACCTCTTTTCACATACTTTTCATTTCATCACTTCTGTTCTACTATACTTCCATTCACCTATACAACCAAAGGGGGAAAACTCCTTCTCAAATCCCGATTTGCTCCACCGAGGATAAGTGTGGCTAGAGATGATGATCACTCCCACGAGTTATCCAACAATTGTCGCTGCCCACGGATGATGATTGAACAGTGGAACAACCCGGATCCCTAAACAACCACATCCTCATTCTCCTGCCGGTCAGACCCTCACCTACCGATGGCGAAGCACCACCATCGCCAATAAAGTTTTATGACCACCAACCACCATCATTGCTACTCTGTCTCTCTCACAATTCTACCCGATATAAGCCTCAACGTCATCTTGAAGATGTCGTACACTTGCAAGATCCGCAACACCAAGAAGGTCGCCATCTCTAAGAGGCAAACACAAATCTGGAGTTTAGATTCCCATCAGGCATCTGTCCTAATTGTCAAGAAcctttagggggtgtttggctaagttttttaaaacaacttattaggttccacaccactataaaataaaaaagtgtttggatgaaaataacttattccggtggggaacctctaataagtcatttttttcataagttaccctacacttacttattaactttgtaacacccataaaattcaatccaatttaaaacttttttaaacatttaaaaccattaagttattacaatttgttttcaaaatagtttaagcatCAGAGTTTCCCCAGAAtctaatcataaaatcatgagaTACGAAGAGCTGTATGaacacgccttcgccttcccgcaatcatcaaaagtacctgaaacaataatcgataaatgtaagctcgaagtcttagtgagttacccccaaaataccaacgccatacagatataaccatattatataaacatataagcaaacaacatgcataacgaGCCATCAGTTAGACTGGACTAACTCCCGGTCCTCAGTCCatctggaccgctctctgagCCTTCAGCACGTCTGGACCACCCTCCtcgaggccttcagcctatccgaaccgctcacTAGGCCTTTGACCTAACTAGGCCCGGGCCTACAGTCTACCCGGTCCGCccagggtgtcttggcctactgcacacagtaGGACATGCCTCAACCCTTTccccaaaccaacaaacatgtgcacatacatataaacaagtaaacatgcagatctaacagatcactaatcatggcaactatcctataaccaggataccgatctaaccgatcactaacataccaaccatcctataactaggatactgacctaaccgatctctaacatagcaaccatcctataaccatgatatatatcataaagcataacgtGTAATAAAtccggatacaaatccgaaaagggtcggcattggtgccttagaccctgttgatatagtgatgacaactcacctcacaagtggTGCTGAAATGAACCGAAAGTCTCCGATCGCTGTCTTACTGAATGTCCCGAACTATTCAAATAATAAACACTATGTCAATACATGGATTATCAATCTTGACTAAGGGTCCACATAATCCATTTTGGTCCTTTCTCTTAATTGTGCCAAGGCccaattccaaatccatgatCCACAAGTCCACATATGCAAGGCCTAAGTCCAACTAGTCCAAAGGTGGCCCAATCTCAAAGCTCAATTCAATAAAAGCCCAACAGaggatgtacgcggggcgtactcctctggtacgttgggcgtactcctcctGAAGTTGACCACCATTGGGGTGGTTgactcagtacgctgggcgtactggattTACGTCGGGCGTACGCGGTGATTTGctaaaaccctaataagtgcttaatggcttaagcactttagcccaaacttcagatctagtgaccaaatgtgcctaggacccataaagtcacgaactttatcactttggacgtccagaaagCTCTTAATACTTGGTCTtgatccattaagaccttcttacTCCATGCATGGGACGTcttaagccattgggacctcatttttatcactcaaaacCTCTTCAAGAGTCTAGAAGGACAATTTATTTCATCCAAATCAGATTAtgcaccatcttgggacttttgggacaagaaatggttacTTAAAGCCAAAATAGCAAGATCGATAAATGCATGCATAAAGTCTAAAGCTTTTTACCATTTGGAGCTTCTAGGGCACCaaccaacttcagatctacaagcttgatcttcttctccaactcttTGATGCAATaccttcttctcaaaacactcaaaATACACTTtataagctcacacactcaaggaaatggctagggtttggggaaaacagCTCTAAACAGTGGAGGCTGAGGTAAGGGAGGGTTATGAgctcataatgttgcttatatagcccccaaaccctaaatattagggtttcatcctgacGTAAGTACGTCCAACGTACACAAGTGTATGCCCGACGTACTAAGGTGGAccttagtacgcttagcgtactcttatgtacgctcaacgtactccttCTTGATCTAAGGTTGCAACCTTGGCCCTTATACTTATCTTGGCTTTACACTTCCAACCCCAAGGACTCCAAATGACCAAATAATGATAGTAAAGAGGGTTCGGAAATACctgcaaaatctcgggatgttacaaacttataagctaataagctaataAGCAATAAGTTTTTTTGCCAAACATATCCTTTCTCATTCTCTTTGTTCATCCTTCATTCCTGTAAAACTCATCTCCTCCACTGCTAACTCCACTTTATTTTGTGTTTCTTCATCCATGAAAACGAAGATGACGCAATATTATTTTTACATCTTGATTTGAATATCCAATTGGTTTTGaagatttttgtttgttttatacAACAACATATATGTTTTTTGAGTAATCTAGGTTGGCAATTTGGTTTCTTTTGATTATGAATTTACATTGTTTCCCTTATTTAAACATAGATTTTGGAGGATCAAAAACACAGTGAACCGATTTTTGATGATGGGAAAATGATTTTGGCATCATTTGATGCTATTGATTTTGGTTTCTTTTGGGTCTACCTTCTGGATGGGGTGGGCGGGTGAGGTAACAGtggatgatggtgatggtggtgttcATAGTGGTGGGTTTATAAATTTTTGGTTTTTGtaatttagtattttttttttccttcaatTTTTTTCCTATCAGAAAAATGTGTCGTGTCATCGAAGAAGACTACATGGGCTAGTCGGAGAAGACAACGGGGTCTGACTGTATTTTGGATTGGGAAAGAGGTAGGTGgtagggttgtttttgaaaaatgggGTGTAAGTGGGACCCACTAGATaatatctatactaataaaaattaattgaaatatataatgaagggtaaaatagtcatttgagCAAATTTAACAGAGTGAAGTAACGGATGTTAATTTTAGGGACCAAATCCACAACTCAAACATCAAATAAGGACCTTTTTTTGCTAGGGAACTATTTTTTGGACCTTACCCAAAGAAATcagcaaaccatagggaccatttttgtaattttttcttCCGCTAACGTTTGAAATTCAAAAGTTAAGGGATTTATTCTGAAGTCCATGATAAGGGTTGATTTGTTGAATTTGTGGAATTGTATAAGTAACTTCTTCAATCTCTTATTTATAGTGGGGCATGAACATTGAAGGTCACACAATCTGATACACACATTCCAGACTGACATTTCAAACCAACATTTTGGGCCTCAAATCAATCGTACAACAACATTGCATACAATCCAAGACATGGATTCCCCACACACACATTCCGGGCACACATTCTGGACATAATTTTTGGACACACATTACTTTGTTAAAACATCACACTATTAATATACATCTATTATACATCATAAACGAAGTACATTAGCAAACTAAAATGCTTGAGAATGAGTGCATTTGAATTTTGTGTTTGTTATTGTGAAGAAGAAGATTGCTACGTTTCTTTGAATATTAACCCGTTTCTTAGAGGCCCAGATTTCCCACTCCCAGATAAAATGACTGATGACATTTTCCAAGCAATGAAAGAGGCTAAAAAAGCCAATGTAAGGGACTCTGAAATGAGTCAGAAACTCAATCAACGTTCAAACGATCTGGTGGAACacttaaataaaaaagaaaaatgggtagtttaaacttgaaaaaaaagtCAATGAGACTGAGAAGCGGATTTGAGATGCGAATGTGGAGATTAATAAGCTTTTGGACAGAACGGGACTGGCttacttatatttttataattataggATATTTTATCGACCGCCAACAAAATATGTATCCCTTACGATT encodes:
- the LOC111901786 gene encoding F-box protein At5g07610, which encodes MVNTRPRTKKTRNQSGALIASNDDLLIEILLRLPLTSVLRFKSVSKNWSSLLSRQPFTLLYKNVSISPGFYVRNMYIPFDVENQIALPICNLDIHPHPCSIRIVQSCNGLLLCCSKHGIQGERKYSVLNPTTRQIALIPSVLGGRKVHKNIRFMGLAFHQTECVDYKVVCFHRAKPDEDMFRIQIYSSETRRWKISDESFSFSAPYYESLGSGVYWNQALYWAPFSINPLYFKIDTEELQSLSFPVEVAVESLGDSPHGAMPLYFGGSRGHLHLVLKANRSETHLHLNVYEMLNDRSGWFVKYRVDLDELLNSYPEISTCFYEFQLLDVVRGEEEDETFMVIRIPGNNIIRYDVANKSGKQIYDLSSFIDGPINHAEVHRYIETIVSV
- the LOC111901787 gene encoding putative UPF0481 protein At3g02645, translating into MEDANVESGEVDNIGNTVKFLLDYKENGEVLGKQVPPSIYMVPSVIRDLSPTCFNPKVVSIGPLHRHNEHLQGFEIQKQTYLHNWLRRLGTVPNQTLRTCVEKVIQSIEIIKECYGRSVTYNDLELAKMMVIDGCFILEFIQNESEKSSGCNMMITPLIVYDLLLIENQIPFFVLKIIFDCTIVASGRMHINSSFTQHISVLLGYYKVFESNSVVPNVSLDSTTDHLLHFVHKYYQPVEPMPSVFVEANPKGHTAVELHRAGMKFKPNEDENWAMALKLELQLPSSFFSLLPIFTAIPPFSWLQWPTLKMPIVCIHDMSELVLRNLLIYEQFSDVNKYVTSYVYAMDMLTDTPEDVAILVKSKVLTNLSSSNENAANMINGLVKFVSIPDFFYDQQWKDMDAYYNSYWPNTLAGLKGKYFNNPWNVIALIGALVLFALTVVQTFFTIKAANATNVTM